From one Thalassobaculum sp. OXR-137 genomic stretch:
- a CDS encoding calcium/sodium antiporter codes for MISAGLIFAGLVLLLVGAETMIRGAVAIARRLNISPHVIGLTVIAFGTSAPELFVSLKAAMNGSPGIAIGNVIGSNIANILLMIGTVGVISPFVCGGAPLRRDGLALILGTILFVGVGLHGIIERWHGAVMLALLVAYLLYCYYEERRRPDSVHAKEVEEFDALPTSTLRSVLYTVGGLIAVLVGARLLVDGAVDVANRAGISETVIGITVVAVGTSLPELATTLVAALRRHSDVALGNIIGSNIFNTLGILGTVALVSPLPIPPEVMSLDLWFMLGVTIVFVAMAIKLPAFSRPWALVFFAAYVAFIANQFVPMHTINFASY; via the coding sequence ATGATCTCTGCAGGGTTGATCTTCGCCGGTCTGGTCCTTCTTCTGGTCGGCGCCGAGACGATGATTCGGGGCGCGGTGGCCATTGCCCGGCGCCTGAACATCAGTCCCCATGTCATCGGGCTCACCGTCATTGCCTTCGGCACCTCGGCGCCTGAACTGTTCGTCAGCCTCAAAGCGGCGATGAACGGGTCTCCCGGCATCGCCATCGGCAATGTCATCGGCTCGAATATCGCCAACATCCTGCTGATGATCGGAACGGTCGGCGTCATTTCGCCCTTCGTGTGCGGCGGCGCGCCGCTGCGCCGGGACGGGCTGGCGCTGATTCTGGGCACCATCCTGTTCGTCGGCGTGGGGCTGCACGGCATCATCGAACGCTGGCACGGGGCGGTCATGCTCGCCCTCCTCGTCGCCTACCTGCTCTATTGCTATTACGAGGAGCGCCGCCGCCCCGACAGCGTGCACGCCAAGGAGGTCGAGGAGTTCGACGCTCTGCCGACCAGCACCCTGCGCAGCGTGCTGTATACCGTGGGCGGCCTGATCGCCGTCCTGGTAGGCGCCCGGCTGCTGGTCGACGGCGCGGTGGACGTCGCTAACCGGGCCGGCATCTCCGAGACCGTTATCGGCATCACCGTCGTCGCCGTCGGCACGTCGCTTCCGGAACTGGCCACGACGCTGGTCGCGGCGCTGCGCCGTCACAGCGACGTGGCGTTGGGCAATATCATCGGGTCCAACATTTTTAATACGCTGGGCATTCTAGGGACGGTTGCATTGGTCAGCCCGCTGCCGATCCCCCCCGAAGTGATGTCCCTGGACCTCTGGTTCATGCTGGGTGTGACCATCGTCTTCGTGGCAATGGCGATCAAGCTGCCGGCCTTCAGCCGGCCCTGGGCCCTGGTCTTCTTCGCCGCCTATGTGGCGTTCATCGCCAACCAGTTCGTGCCGATGCACACGATCAACTTCGCGTCCTACTGA